The Priestia megaterium NBRC 15308 = ATCC 14581 region GCCGTTTAAATCGGCATGCCCTGGTCTTGGTCTTGAGATTTTACGCTTTACTTCTTCTGATTCTTCTTCAGAAATTGGCTCGATGCCCATAATTTTTGTCCAGTGTTTCCAGTCGTTATTTTCTACCGCTAACGTAATAGGAGATCCTAGCGTATAGCCGTGGCGGACACCGCTTAAAATTTCCGCTTGATCTTTTTCAATTTGCATACGTCTTCCGCGACCATGACCTTTTTGTCTTCGCGCTAAATCTGTATTGATGTCTTCGGCTGTTAAAGGAAGCCCTGCCGGAACACCCTCTAAAATAGTAGTCAATTGTGGACCATGTGATTCTCCTGCTGTTAAATATCGCATAATCGTACCTCCGCTTAATATGTATTATTCGTCAGAATTTTTCCATTTTTAAATATGACTATACCATACTATAACATAAGAATGTACAAAAAGTTTCACCTCAGCTTTTAAGAAACCGCTTCAGGTTGTCTCGGTTAAATGGTCTTTACTTTTCTGTAAAAAAACGTATCAGCCGTTTCAAATCCATACTTTTGCGGAGTAAAAACCTGCTCTGTGCTACCTACAAATAAGATACCGCCAGGTGCTAAAGCTCTGCTAAATTTTTCATATAAAGCATGCTTTGCTTCATCTGTAAAATAAATAAGCACATTTCGACAAACAATCAAGTCAACGTTTTTTGGAAAAGAGTCTGACAGTAAGTTATGTTTCTGAAAAACAACTGTTTTTTTGATTTTTTCATCTAATAAGTACCCGGTTCCTCTTTGTTGAAAGTACTTATTTTTCATCGAAACAGGCATCTCCTGAAGTGAACGTTCATCATAAAAGCCTATTTTTGCTTTTTCTATCACTTTTTCATCCAAATCAGTCGCTAATATAGAAATACGCGAAAGAGGAAACAATGTTGATAAAACCATCGCTAGTGTATATGGCTCTTCCCCTGTTGAACAGGCAGCGCTCCACACTTTCAGGTCTGTTTTTCCTTTTACAAGAGCCGGTAAAATTTTTTGCTCCAATATATCCCACCGCTGATAGTTACGATAAAACTCTGAAACGTTAATCGTCATCCGATCTAAAAACTCCTCAAGCAGTTCGCTGTTACTGCTCATCGCTCGATAATATTCAAAAAAACTAGAAAAACCTTTTTTTTCATAAAGGGAGGTGAGGCGGCGTTTCATTTGAGACTGCTTATATAGTGATAAATCAATGCCTGTTTTTATTTTTATTTTCTCCACAAACGCGTCGTATTCGTCTATCATTTTCGACTCTCCTTTCTCATTTCTATACGTTTATGTTAGACGTATAAGGAAATAAAACCTTTATATACGCTTATCTTCTTATTAATATATCGGAATACATTGTGAAAATGTTTATGTAGAGAGATATTCGCAATCAATAGCCTAGTACCTATGTATAAACACAATAAAAAAGACGAATGAAAATTCATTCGTCTCCTTGCGCTATCTAAATTAGTAAATCCAAGCGTCTGCGTCTTTTTTATAGAAAGTCAGCTCTTCACTTTCAAAGAATAAGCTGATTTCACGCTCCGCACTTTCTGGTGAATCTGAGCCGTGAATAATATTCTTATCAACAATCAGTCCATAATCACCTCGAATAGTTCCAGGAAGCGCTTCTTGAGGGTTAGTTTTCCCCACCATTTGACGTGATACTGAAATCACGTTTTCACCTTCCCATACCATAGCAAAAACTGGACCTGATGTGATAAATTTCACTAACTCACCGAAGAAAGGTTTCTCTTTATGTTCACCGTAGTGTGTTTCAGCTAATTCCTGCGAAATATGCATAAGCTTAGCTCCGACTAATTGAAAACCTTTTTTCTCAAAGCGAGAAATAACCTCACCAATAATGCTTCTTTGTACCCCGTCTGGTTTGACCATTAAAAACGTTTTTTGTATCATTTTACTCTCCACCCCTGAAGTTCATGATATGTAAACAAGTTTTGAAAGCGCAATCACACCTCATGAAGATATTAACATTGTTTCGAGCAGTTTACAACTTATGAAAGTAAATAAATCAAAATTTCCGTTTTCCAATGTACTTCGCAATTTGATGCAGCGTTTTTTTCGCCTTGTTTGGCGGCAGTTCTTCTAAAATGCTCATCGCTTTTTGCAGATAACGATCGCTCATCTCAAATGAACGTTCAATGGCGTTAGAAGATTTAATATCAGAAATAATTTCATTGATCAGCTCTTGCTCATATTCCCTCTCAAAAAGCTGTTCTACTTTATCTCGAAACTCAGCATTTTCAATGGCATACAAAACTGGCAGCGTAATATTTCCTTGCAGTAAGTCGCTGCCAACTGGTTTCCCAAGCTGTTCTTCTGATGAGATAAAATCTAAAATGTCATCGGTAATTTGAAATGACATTCCCACGTAATATCCAAACCAAAATAAACGTTTATGTATATCTTCAGGAGCTCCCGCTGCAATTGCACCTAACTGACAGCTTGCAGCAATTAGTAGTGCCGTTTTACGTTTAATTCTACGCAGATACACGCGTAAGTTTTGGTTTAGATTGTATTTGTCCTTAATCTGTTCAATTTCACCGAGCGTTAATTCCACCATCGTATTAGATAAAATTTTATGTGCTTCCACATCTTTAACCTCACTCATAACTTCAAGCGCACGAGCAAAGATGTAATCCCCTGTATACATAGCAATACGATTGTCCCATTTTGCCTTAATTGTTGGTTTTCCGCGTCGCTTATCAGCGTCATCAATAACATCATCATGAACAAGAGACGCCATATGAATCAGCTCAAGCGCTACTGCCACGTGTTTGATTTGGTCGATGTTGTAATGCCCAAATTTAGCTGCCAACAAAACAAATACAGGGCGAATTCGTTTCCCCCCTGCTTGTAAAAGGTGAAGAGAAGCATCTGTGATAAGTGTTTCATCGGTATGAACAGTTTGTTCAAGTTCTTTCTCAATAAGGGTAATATCCGTATTCAAAAAAGCGTACATCATTTTTAGTTTCATTGGACTCACCTTGCATTATATATTCATTCTTTACTCCTTATCCTACAGGCTGTTGCACCTGTAGGACAAGCTTTTTCTCTTTTATCGTTTGTACCCTAGATGCATCGCTGCTACTCCACCTGTGTAAGATTTCACTTCAACATCTGTCAAACCGGCTTCACGGAACATATCAGCCAATTGCTTTTGACCTGGAAAGTCCCTTGCTGACTCTTGAAGCCATGAATATTCATCATAGCTTTTAGCGACCATCTTTCCAAGCGCAGGCATAATATACTTAAAGTAAAGCAAGTACATTTGTCGGTAGCCGACCATCGTGGGCTGAGACGTTTCAAGGCAAACCACTTTTCCGCCAGGTTTCACGACGCGCTGCATTTCCTTTAAAACTTGAAGGTAATCGGGCACGTTGCGCAGTCCGAATCCAATCGTTACATAGTCAAATGAATTATCTTCAAAAGGAAGTTCCATTGCATTGCCATGTAGTAAGGTAATATTTGAAAAAGGTGAGTTTTTTACTTTCTCTTCACCAATCTTTAGCATATTTTGACTAAAATCCAGGCCAACTGCCTCTCCTGTTTCTCCAACTGCTTCAGCCATAGCTAGCGTCCAATCCGCAGTTCCGCAACAAACATCTAAAGCTTTTGTTCCTTTTTGAACATTCATTCGCTTCATCGTATCTTTGCGCCATGCCTTATGACGCTGAAAACTAATAACAGAATTCATTTGATCATAATTTTTGTATATTTTTTCAAATACGCCATGGACACGCTGTTCTTTTGATTGCTGCATATCTCTATCCTTCTCCTACGACATTTTTCAGCACTTCTAAGCTAGATGTAAGTTCATCTAAGTGCTCTCTTAAAAACTCATTCATCACAAATTCACTTCGTAAGTATCCTCTAACAATGTTTACAGACTGTTGAGTATACGAATAAAGGTATTCTTTTATTTGTTCTTGATTCATACCAATTTGTTTGCAATAGTTTAGCAAGAGAGTAGACTCTTTATGCTGCAATGACTTTAATTGCTTTAATATCCCGTTCAAATACGCTGCATGTTTTAAAAGTTCTTTCCACTCTTCACGTTCAAAATAGTCACATAAGCATCTTACAAACGATGATTCTGCTGCTAAAAAACTATTCATAACGTCGTGTGGATTAGTAGAGCGATTGTTATAAATGTGTATCTTAGCGATATTAATTTCTTTAATAGCAGATGCTATAACTTTCATTAAATTCAGCTGGTTGCTTTGAGCTAAATAGTAATAGTACAGGCCGCTGTAATAATCTCCGGCCAAAACTACCAGCTGCCGCTCATGCAGCTTTCCTTCATTTCCGCTAACATTTTGAGTGGAGACTAGATCGTGGGTATCAAGTGCGGTTTGAACGAGCATCACAGATAGCACAGAGCTGTTCTTTTTTTCTTCTTCCATTGAAAGAGTATCTAAGAACGAACACATGTACAGTAATCTATTTTCATCAATACGCGGATGATGAATATATTTTTTTACATATGGATGACTTAATTCAACATGAAGCTGTTCTTTCATGTTGGCCACAATATCATAGATGGTTTTTACGCTCATCATCCTTGTCTCCCTTTCCATCACTATTTGTTTAAAGTTCTTTTAACTCCAAATCGATAGTGTCAATTATAACATAATTACATTATAAAATATCCTTTAAATTCTTTTGAAGCTTTTTCACGGTTTAAATCATTTAGCTGCTCATCCGCTTGAACACCGTTCATCTACATACCATCTGGATTTCTTAGACAGTAATTTAAGATATTGCTTTTAGTTTCACCATGTTTTTCCTGTTCTTATTCATTTATTTTAAATATAAATAAAAGCAGGAAAATCCCTGCTTATTTTTTCGTATCGGATTCAATTTCTCCGTGAACAGTCTGAATGACGGCTTTGCCACGAATTTTAATTGCGGATGTATGCTCAGTAAACTGCGCAATCATTACTTCGCCTTTATCTAGTTTTTCTGAATGATGAAATCGCGTATCTGCTCCTCGCGTTAAGCCAATTACGTTAACTCCATCTTCGACCGCTTTAATGACAATATACTCCGGCGTTCCTTTTTGTGTCATATTCTCTTCTCCTTCATCATCCACATTATGATTTAATCAGTGATAAAACTTCAGCTCTAGAACTTGCATCGTGTTCTAACACTCCGCGTACAGCAGAAGTGATTGTCATAGCTCCAGGCTTTTTAATGCCTCGCATGGTCATACACATGTGCTCTGCTTCCACTACTACCATTACCCCGTGCGGCTCTAATGTTTCTACAATAGAATCCGCCACTGTAGATGTAATTCTCTCCTGAAGCTGAGGACGTTTCGCAACAGCTTCTACTGCTCTTGCCAGCTTACTTAAACCGGTCACTCGTCCGCCTTTTGGAATATACGCAACATGAGCTTTTCCATAAAAAGGCACTAAGTGATGTTCACACATAGAGTAAAAAGGAATATCTTTTACAAGCACTAGCTCTTCATGATCTTCTCCAAAAACTGTTTTAAAATGTTCTTTTGGATCTTCATTCAACCCGGAAAAGACTTCCTCATACATTTTAGCTACTCGCTTTGGTGTATCTAATAATCCTTCACGGTTTGGATCTTCGCCAATTGCTTCTAAAATTAGTCTCACGGCTTGTTCGATCTGTGGTTTATTTACAGATGACATGTTGTTGCCCTCCAATTCGTTGCATTACGACTTTATGAAAAAAATTCTAGCATATGTATATACCAAAGGCAAAAAAGAAAGGTCGCAAATGTGCGACCTTTCAAAGCTCTTCATCAACGGCTATGAATAAAGCCATTTTATGTAGATATTATTTTACAGCATCTTTAAGAGCTTTACCTGGTTTGAATGCAGGAACTTTGCTAGCAGGAATTTCGATTTCTTCGCCAGTTTGTGGATTGCGTCCTTTACGAGCAGCACGTTCACGTACTTCGAAGTTACCAAAACCGATAAGTTGAACTTTGTCCTCAGCTTTTAAAGCTTCTAAAATTGTATCGAAAACAGCATCAACTGCTTTTGTAGCATCCTTTTTTGAAAGCTCACTTGCTTCTGCAACAGCATTAATTAATTCTGTCTTGTTCATGCCATTCACCTCCTCCCAAAATCGGATCATATAATAACTAAAAACCTTGTTAGAAAAGGAATCTAGTAATTCGTTATATCTCATTCTTTAACAAAACAAATGGATATTATACATAACCTATGTATCGACAAGCCTAATCATAAACGATTGAACTAAATAATTCAATGTTTTTCATTCATCTGCCGTATGTATGTAGTGAAAACAGTATGATCGATCGATTTCTGTTAAAAGATTAACATATTGAACAAGGCATAGCAAGCAGAAAATAACGCAGGAATAGGATAACCACGCGATCTATCACAATATATGTAAAGTTTTGTATGATCTATCCAAAAAGAAGAGGCTCCTTTATGAGGAGCCTAACGTTACATGCTTATAGAATAATCGCGATTAAACCTCCGGATCCTTCGTTAATAATCCGTTCTAGCGTTTCTTTTAACTTATATCGTGCATTTTCAGGCATCAGCGACAGCTTTCCTTGAATTCCTTCTCTTACAATTGAACTTAGAGAGCGGCCAAATATATCTGAATTCCAAATTGAAAGCGGATCATCTTCAAAGTCTTGCATCAAATAACGAACTAATTCTTCGCTTTGCTTCTCCGTTCCGATAATCGGCGCAAATTCTGATTCTACATCCACTTTAATCATGTGTATAGAAGGTGCCACTGCTTTTAAACGAACTCCAAAACGCGATCCTTGGCGAATAATTTCAGGTTCATCAAGGCTCATATCCGAAAGCGAAGGTGCAGCTACACCATAACCCGTTTGTTTAACCATACGAAGGGCATCAGAGACTTGATCATACTCGGTTTTTGCATGCACAAAATCTTGCATTAACTGCAGCAAATGATCTCTTCCGCGAATTTCTACTCCCACGATTTCTTTCAAAATCTGGTCGTATAAGTCATCTGGAGCATATAAGTCAATTTCAGCAATTCCCTGCCCCATCTCAATTCCGGCTAATCGAGCCTGATCGATAAATTCAAACTGGCTAAATTGCTCTACTACCCGTTCAACGTCTCTCAGCCTCTTAATATCTTTTACCGTTTCTTTAACGGCTTCTTGATAGCTTTCACGCAGCCAATGTTTATCTTTTAAAACCATTACCCAGCTTGGTAGATTAACGTTGACTTCTAATACAGGGAACTCGTAGAGTGCTTCTCTTAATACGTTCATCACATCAGTATCGCGCATGCTTTCCACGCTCATCGCTAATACTGGAATATCATATTTTTCATTAAGCTTTGCACGAAGCTTTTCTGTATCAGGATGATATGGCTGTACGGTATTAATAACCATGATAAATGGTTTGCCTACTTCTTTTAATTCATTAATGACGCGCTCTTCTGCTTCCACGTAATCTTGACGAGGTATATCTCCAATTGAGCCATCTGTTGTAATGACGACACCAATCGTTGAGTGTTCTTGAATTACCTTTCTCGTTCCAATTTCAGCCGCTTCGTGAAATGGAATGGGTTCTTCATACCAAGGTGTATTGATCATTCGAGGTCCGTTTTCATCTTCGTACCCTTTAGCCCCTGGCACCGTATATCCTACACAATCTACTAACCGTATGTTAACTTCTAGCCCGTCATCTACCAAAACATTAACTGCTTGATTCGGTACGAATTTCGGCTCAGTTGTCATAATCGTTTTTCCAGCTGCACTTTGTGGTAGTTCATCTTGTGTGCGAGCTCTTTCTGCCTCGTTCTCGATGTGAGGCAGGACCACCAGCTCCATAAATTTTTTAATAAATGTAGATTTTCCTGTTCGAACTGCTCCCACCACACCTAAATATATATCGCCTCCTGTACGTTCAGCGATATCTTTAAATACATCCACCTTTTCCAAAAGATCCCCTCCGATCTATGAGTTCATGGAATATGACATCCATTGCGAGAGTAAATTAGGACACTATATAGTTATGACGTTGTCCTATTAAAATATGACTTTTGATAGAAAAATTTATGATTTTTTTCATGCACATGCTGACTTAGTCATTCTGATTATCATTATTGGTGTACAAGAAAGAGAAAACCCCTTCTCTCTGAATATTATTCAAGGAGAAGGGGTTCATGACTTATTTTTTAAAAAATATTGGTTCATTCTTATCGTTGACTGTATAAGGAAGAGAGTAAGCAGGTACAAAATCACTGTTTTCCACAAGGAGCTTTCGTATATCTTCACCAGGTTTGTAGGAGCTTTTATGCTTTTGAATGGCATC contains the following coding sequences:
- a CDS encoding CheR family methyltransferase, whose translation is MIDEYDAFVEKIKIKTGIDLSLYKQSQMKRRLTSLYEKKGFSSFFEYYRAMSSNSELLEEFLDRMTINVSEFYRNYQRWDILEQKILPALVKGKTDLKVWSAACSTGEEPYTLAMVLSTLFPLSRISILATDLDEKVIEKAKIGFYDERSLQEMPVSMKNKYFQQRGTGYLLDEKIKKTVVFQKHNLLSDSFPKNVDLIVCRNVLIYFTDEAKHALYEKFSRALAPGGILFVGSTEQVFTPQKYGFETADTFFYRKVKTI
- the hepT gene encoding heptaprenyl diphosphate synthase component II, whose translation is MKLKMMYAFLNTDITLIEKELEQTVHTDETLITDASLHLLQAGGKRIRPVFVLLAAKFGHYNIDQIKHVAVALELIHMASLVHDDVIDDADKRRGKPTIKAKWDNRIAMYTGDYIFARALEVMSEVKDVEAHKILSNTMVELTLGEIEQIKDKYNLNQNLRVYLRRIKRKTALLIAASCQLGAIAAGAPEDIHKRLFWFGYYVGMSFQITDDILDFISSEEQLGKPVGSDLLQGNITLPVLYAIENAEFRDKVEQLFEREYEQELINEIISDIKSSNAIERSFEMSDRYLQKAMSILEELPPNKAKKTLHQIAKYIGKRKF
- the mtrB gene encoding trp RNA-binding attenuation protein MtrB; protein product: MTQKGTPEYIVIKAVEDGVNVIGLTRGADTRFHHSEKLDKGEVMIAQFTEHTSAIKIRGKAVIQTVHGEIESDTKK
- the folE gene encoding GTP cyclohydrolase I FolE, with the protein product MSSVNKPQIEQAVRLILEAIGEDPNREGLLDTPKRVAKMYEEVFSGLNEDPKEHFKTVFGEDHEELVLVKDIPFYSMCEHHLVPFYGKAHVAYIPKGGRVTGLSKLARAVEAVAKRPQLQERITSTVADSIVETLEPHGVMVVVEAEHMCMTMRGIKKPGAMTITSAVRGVLEHDASSRAEVLSLIKS
- the spoIVA gene encoding stage IV sporulation protein A, translated to MEKVDVFKDIAERTGGDIYLGVVGAVRTGKSTFIKKFMELVVLPHIENEAERARTQDELPQSAAGKTIMTTEPKFVPNQAVNVLVDDGLEVNIRLVDCVGYTVPGAKGYEDENGPRMINTPWYEEPIPFHEAAEIGTRKVIQEHSTIGVVITTDGSIGDIPRQDYVEAEERVINELKEVGKPFIMVINTVQPYHPDTEKLRAKLNEKYDIPVLAMSVESMRDTDVMNVLREALYEFPVLEVNVNLPSWVMVLKDKHWLRESYQEAVKETVKDIKRLRDVERVVEQFSQFEFIDQARLAGIEMGQGIAEIDLYAPDDLYDQILKEIVGVEIRGRDHLLQLMQDFVHAKTEYDQVSDALRMVKQTGYGVAAPSLSDMSLDEPEIIRQGSRFGVRLKAVAPSIHMIKVDVESEFAPIIGTEKQSEELVRYLMQDFEDDPLSIWNSDIFGRSLSSIVREGIQGKLSLMPENARYKLKETLERIINEGSGGLIAIIL
- a CDS encoding HU family DNA-binding protein encodes the protein MNKTELINAVAEASELSKKDATKAVDAVFDTILEALKAEDKVQLIGFGNFEVRERAARKGRNPQTGEEIEIPASKVPAFKPGKALKDAVK
- a CDS encoding heptaprenyl diphosphate synthase component 1; its protein translation is MMSVKTIYDIVANMKEQLHVELSHPYVKKYIHHPRIDENRLLYMCSFLDTLSMEEEKKNSSVLSVMLVQTALDTHDLVSTQNVSGNEGKLHERQLVVLAGDYYSGLYYYYLAQSNQLNLMKVIASAIKEINIAKIHIYNNRSTNPHDVMNSFLAAESSFVRCLCDYFEREEWKELLKHAAYLNGILKQLKSLQHKESTLLLNYCKQIGMNQEQIKEYLYSYTQQSVNIVRGYLRSEFVMNEFLREHLDELTSSLEVLKNVVGEG
- the ndk gene encoding nucleoside-diphosphate kinase — translated: MIQKTFLMVKPDGVQRSIIGEVISRFEKKGFQLVGAKLMHISQELAETHYGEHKEKPFFGELVKFITSGPVFAMVWEGENVISVSRQMVGKTNPQEALPGTIRGDYGLIVDKNIIHGSDSPESAEREISLFFESEELTFYKKDADAWIY
- the menG gene encoding demethylmenaquinone methyltransferase; its protein translation is MQQSKEQRVHGVFEKIYKNYDQMNSVISFQRHKAWRKDTMKRMNVQKGTKALDVCCGTADWTLAMAEAVGETGEAVGLDFSQNMLKIGEEKVKNSPFSNITLLHGNAMELPFEDNSFDYVTIGFGLRNVPDYLQVLKEMQRVVKPGGKVVCLETSQPTMVGYRQMYLLYFKYIMPALGKMVAKSYDEYSWLQESARDFPGQKQLADMFREAGLTDVEVKSYTGGVAAMHLGYKR